From the Streptomyces sp. Sge12 genome, the window GTGCTCGTCGGTGAACATCGGGGTGGAGGAGCCGCCCGGGGTCCAGAACTTCAGCCGGTGGCCGGGGCGCATGCCGCCGCTCATGTCGAGGAGCTGGCGCAGGGTGATGCCCAGCGGGGCCTCGTACTGGCCGGGTCCGACGACGTGCCCGGAGAGCGAGTACAGCGTGAAGCCGGGGGACTTCTCGGTCCCCATCGACTTGAACCAGTCCTTGCCCTTGTTCAGGATCGCGGGAACGGAGGCGATGGACTCCACGTTGTTCACGACAGTGGGGCAGGCGTAGAGCCCCTCGACCGCGGGGAAGGGGGGACGCAGCCGGGGCTGACCGCGTCGGCCTTCGAGGGAGTCGAGCAGCGCCGTCTCCTCGCCGCAGATGTACGCGCCCGCGCCCGCGTGCACCGTGATGTCGAGGTTGCGACCGGTGCCGTCGATGTCCTTGCCGAGGTATCCGGCCGCGTACGCCTCGCGCACGGCCTCGTGCAGGCGCCGCAGGACGGGCACCGTCTCACCGCGCAGGTAGATGAAGGCGTGCTCGGAGCGGATCGCGTAGCAGGCGATGATCATTCCCTCGATGAGGGAGTGCGGGTTGGCGAAGAGGAGGGGGATGTCCTTGCAGGTTCCCGGCTCCGACTCGTCCGCGTTCACGACGAGGTAGTGCGGCTTTCCGTCGCCCTGCGGGATGAACTGCCACTTCATTCCGGTGGGGAAGCCCGCGCCGCCGCGGCCGCGCAGACCCGAGTCCTTGACGTATGCGATCAGGTCGTCCGGGGTCATGGCGAGCGCCTTGCGCAGGCCTTCGTACCCCTCGTGGCGCCGGTAGGTCTCCAGCGTCCACGACCGCGGCTCGTCCCAGAAGGAGGACAGCACGGGGGCGAGGAGCTTCTCCGGGCTCGTCCCGCCCCCGGCCTCGGGCCGGGAGGTCCCTCCGTTGCTCAGCTCGGAAGACACGGACATCACTCCCCTCCCTCGGTGGTGGCCTCGCCACGCGGGTGGACGATCGAGGTGTGCGCGGACTCGCCGCGCGCGATGCGCAGTCCGATCAGGGAGGCGGGCCCGGCGCCGCCGGAGGCCTCGACCGCGCCCTCCCGCTCGTCCGGGAAGCCGGCCAGGATCCGGGCGGTCTCCTTGTACGTGCACAGCGGCGCGCCCCGGGTGGGGGAGACCTCGCGGCCGGCCAGCAGGTCGTCGACCATGGCCTTGGCGGATTCGGGGGTCTGGTTGTCGAAGAACTCCCAGTTGACCATCACCACGGGGGCGTAGTCGCAGGCCGCGTTGCACTCGATGTGCTCGAGGGTGACCTTGCCGTCGGGGGTGGTCTCGTTGTTGCCGACGCCGAGGTGCTCCTTGAGCTCCTCGAAGATCACGTCGCCGCCCATCACCGCGCACAGCGTGTTCGTGCAGACGCCGACCTGGTAGTCGCCGGAGGGCTTGCGCCGGTACATCGTGTAGAACGTCGCCACCGCCGTGACCTCGGCGGTGGTCAGGCCCAGCACCTCGGCGCAGAAGCGGATGCCGGTGCGCGAGACGTAGCCCTCGTGCGACTGGGTCAGGTGCAGCAGCGGCAGCAGCGCGGAGCGGCTGTCGGGGTAGCGGGCGATGACCTCCCGGGCGTCGGCCTCGAGGCGCTCGCGTACCTCCGCCGGAAAGTCGGGGGCCGGCAGCTGGGGCATGCCCAGCGAGACCCCTTGGTTCGAAGGACTGGCGGTCATCGGTCGACGCCTCCCATCACGGGGTCGATGGAGGCGACGGCGACGATGACGTCGGCGACCTGGCCGCCCTCGCACATCGCGGCCATGGCCTGAAGGTTGGTGAAGGACGGGTCGCGGAAGTGGACCCGGTAGGGGCGGGTGCCGCCGTCGGAGACCATGTGCACGCCGAGCTCGCCCTTGGGTGACTCGACGGCCGTGTACGCCTGGCCGGCCGGTACCCGGAAGCCCTCGGTCACCAGCTTGAAGTGGTGGATGAGGGCCTCCATGGAGGTGCCCATGATGTTCCTGATGTGGTCGAGCGAGTTGCCCAGGCCGTCCGGGCCCATCGCCAGCTGCGCCGGCCAGGCGATCTTCTTGTCGGCGACCATGACGGGTCCCGGCTCCAGCCGCTCCAGGCACTGCTCGACGATCCGCAGCGACTGGCGCATCTCCTCCAGGCGGATCAGGAACCGCCCGTAGGAGTCGCAGGTGTCGGTGGTCGGTACGTCGAACTCGTAGTTCTCGTAGCCGCAGTACGGGTCCGACTTGCGCAGGTCGTGCGGCAGGCCGGCGGAGCGCAGGATCGGGCCGGTGGCGCCGAGCGCCATGCAGCCGGTGAGGTCGAGGTAGCCGACGTCCTGCATGCGGGCCTTGAAGATGGGGTTGCCGGTGGCGAGCTTGTCGTATTCCGGCAGGTTCTTCTTCATCGTCTTGACGAACTCGCGCAGCTGGTCGACGGCGCCCGGGGGCAGGTCCTGGGCGAGGCCGCCGGGGCGGATGAACGCGTGGTTCATGCGCAGTCCGGTGATCAGCTCGAAGATGTCGAGGATCAGCTCGCGGTCGCGGAAGCCGTAGATCATGATCGTGGTCGCGCCCAGCTCCATGCCGCCGGTGGCGATGCACACCAGGTGGGAGGAGAGCCGGTTGAGCTCCATCAGCAGCACGCGGACGACGGTGGCGCGGTCCGGGATCTGGTCGGTGATGCCGAGCAGCCTCTCGACGCCGAGGCAGTACGCCGTCTCGTTGAAGAACGGCGTCAGGTAGTCCATGCGCGTCACAAAGGTGGTGCCCTGCGTCCAGTTCCGGAATTCGAGGTTCTTCTCGATGCCGGTGTGCAGGTAGCCGATGCCGCAGCGGGCCTCGGTGACCGTCTCGCCGTCGATCTCCAGGATCAGGCGGAGCACTCCGTGGGTGGACGGGTGCTGCGGACCCATGTTGACGACGATCCGCTCGTCGTCGGCCTTGGCGGCGGACTGGACGATCTCGTCCCAGTCGCCGCCGGTGACGGTGTAGACGGTGCCCTCGGTCGTCTCGCGCGCGGAGGCGTGATCGGCGGAGGCGTTGTTCACTGCGTCGTGAGAGGTGGGGGACATCAGCTGTACGACCTCCGCTGGTCGGGAGCCGGGATCTGGGCGCCCTTGTACTCGACGGGGATGCCGCCGAGCGGGTAGTCCTTGCGCTGCGGGAAGCCCTGCCAGTCGTCCGGCATCATGATCCGGGTGAGGGCCGGGTGCCCGTCGAAGATCAGGCCGAAGAAGTCGTACGTCTCGCGCTCGTGCCAGTCGTTGGTCGGGTAGACCTGGACGAGCGAGGGGACGTGCGGGTCGCTGTCCGGGACGGACACCTCCAGCCGCAGGACCCGGCCGTGCGTGAGCGAGCGCAGGTGGTAGACGGCGTGCAGCTCGCGGCCCTTGTCCCCGGGGAAGTGCACGCCGGAGACGCCGGTGCAGAGCTCGAAGCGCAGGGCCGGGTCGTCGCGCAGGAGCTGCGCGACCCGGACGAGGTGCTCGCGGGCGATGTGGAAGGTGAGCTCTCCGCGGTCGACGACCGTCTTCTCGATGGCGTTCTCGGGGACCAGGTCCTGCTCCTCCAAGGCGCCTTCGAGCTCGTCGGCCACCTCGTCGAAGTAGGAGCCGTACGGTCGGCTCGTCGCGCCGGGCATGACCACGGTCCGCACGAGGCCGCCGTAGCCGCTGGTGTCCCCGCCGCCCGCGGCGCCGAACATGCCCTTGCGGACACCGATCACCTCGGGGCCCTGGACGCGCGGGGCGGGGACGTTGCTGCCGTTCTCCGGCTCTTGGGTCTCGCTCACCGGAGCAGCCCCTTCATCTCGATGGTGGGGAGGGCCTTGAGGGCCGCCTCCTCCGCCTCACGGGCCGCCTCTTCCCGGTTCACGCCGAGCTTGGAGCCCTGGATCTTCTGGTGGAGCTTGAGGATCGCGTCCATCAGCATCTCCGGGCGGGGCGGGCAGCCGGGCAGATAGATGTCCACCGGGACGATGTGGTCAACGCCCTGGACGATCGCGTAGTTATTGAACATTCCGCCCGAAGATGCACAAACGCCCATGGAGATGACCCACTTGGGAGCGGGCATCTGGTCGTACACCTGCCGCAGCACCGGCGCCATCTTCTGGCTGACCCGTCCGGCCACGATCATGAGATCGGCCTGGCGCGGGGAGCCGCGGAAGACCTCCATGCCGAAGCGGGCCAGGTCGTACCGGCCCGCTCCGGTGGTCATCATCTCGATCGCACAGCAGGCCAGGCCGAAGGTCGCCGGGAAGACGGACGACTTGCGCACCCATCCCGCGGCCTGTTCGACGGTGGTCAGCAGAAAGCCGCTCGGCAGCTTCTCTTCCAGTCCCATGGAAAATTCAGCCCCTCAGTCCCATTCCAGGCCGCCGCGGCGCCACACGTAGGCGTAGGCGACGAAGACGGTGAGCACGAAGAGCAGCATCTCGACGAGCCCGAAGATCCCCAGGGAGTCGAAGGTGACGGCCCAGGGGTAGAGGAAGACAACCTCGATGTCGAAGACGATGAAGAGCATCGCCGTCAGGTAGTACTTGATCGGGAAGCGGCCACCGCCGGCCGGCATCGGCGTCGGTTCGATGCCGCACTCGTAGGCTTCGAGCTTTGCCCGGTTGTACCGTTTTGGACCGATCAGCGTGGCCATGACCACGGAGAAGATCGCAAACCCTGCGCCGAGGGCGCCGAGCACGAGGATGGGCGCGTACGCATTCACGCTCCTCGCTCCTTCCAGTCGTCCTTGACCGTTGGACCGCTGCCGGCGCCGCGTGCACCGCCTCGCGAAGATCGCGCTTCCGATCGAGCGCTCGCATGTGAGGCAGTTCACAAGCCGGACTGGTGCGCATCTTATGCCTGCTCGTCTGTGATCTGCGACACGGGTTGCAACACCGAGTTTGTGATCTCCACCACCTGACGAACGATCATGAAGTCCGATGAGTGGTGATCTTCATACGCGAAGCATCCACATGATCACCAAAGGTGACATCCGAGCCCGTTACCGCAGGTAGAAGGCTGCTTGCCCTATCAAACGATTCCCGATGCAGGCAAATTGGCAACGGGGGTGCTGTGGTGATAAAGGGATCGCCGTCGCCCGGTCGGGGGATCCCGTGTGTACGGAGGTGGACGCGGGGCAGACGCGAGGGTGCGGGACGGACGGCGGGACGCGCGGCGGGATGCGCCGCGGGGTGCGCGGCGGGGCGGATGAGGGTGCCGGTGCCGGACGGGCGGGAGCGTCCGGCGGCCGCGCGGGGGCCGCGCGAGTGCGTGCATCCGTTCACGAACCTCTCGGCCCGTTCACAGGAAGGTCACGGGAGGGGCACAGCGTCCACATGGCGTGATGCTGCTGTGACCTGCGCCACTCTGAATCGACGCTTCCGAAAGAGGGCTTGGCCATCTGTGCGCAGTGATGGTAGGTCAGGGAGCATATAGGACTTAATTCCGAAACCCCATGATCACAGCCCTGTGACGGCCTGTCCGTTTCGCCCGTTACGGCGTCAATAAGAAGCGAGAGGCGCCCGGTTAGCGGCCTTCGCGCGCAACTGTGGCGCAACCCACGTTTCTTGAAGGGAACCCGGGCACCCTGATAGCGGTTGTCCTCATGTCCCACACCGCTCACATACCCAGCCACCGGAAGCCCCGCCGCAGCGCCTCGAAGCTCGCGGTCCGCGCCGGAGTTGCCGGTGGCGTCCTCAGCACCCTGGCCATGGCCGGCACCGCGAGCGCGTCCCCGTCCGCCGAGCCCGTGGCCGAGACGACGCTCGAAATGCCGGTCCTCAACCTGGACCTGGGCGCCGAGGTCTCCTCCGCCGTCACCGTGGCCGCCGAGAACACCCGCTTCGCGGCCATCGAGGGCGAACTGACCGCCCAGGAGGAGAGCGCCCGTACCGGCGCCGCCGCCGAGGCGAAGCAGGCCAAGGAAGAGGCCCAGAAGAAGGCCGACGCCGAGAAGAAGGCGAAGCAGGAGGCCGACCGCAAGGCCGAGGCCGAGCGCTCCAGCCGCAGCTCCGAGCGCACCACGCTCAAGAGCGCCTCCGCCCCGCAGGGCACCGGCACGGTCTCCGCCCCGGCCACCGGCTCCGCCGCGGCCATCGTCAACTTCGCCCGCGCGCAGGTCGGCAAGGCGTACGTGATGGGCGGCACCGGCCCGTCCTCGTTCGACTGCTCCGGTCTCGTCCAGGCCGCCTACCGCCAGGCCGGCATCAGCCTGCCGCGCATGTCCCAGGCGCAGTCCTCGGCCGGCACCTCGGTGTCGCTCAGCGCCCTTCAGCCGGGCGACATCCTGTACTGGGGCTCCAAGGGCAGCGCGTACCACGTCGCCATCTACGTCGGCGGCGGCAAGTTCGTCGGCGCGCAGAACCCCAGCACCGGCATCGTCGAGCGCAACCTGAGCTACGACAAGCCGACGGGCGCCGTCCGCGTCCTCTGAGCACCGGAACACCTGAACACGGCCGAGGGCCGGTACTCCCCCGCTCGGGGGTGGAGTACCGGCCCTGGGGCCGTTGTTCGCCTTCTCGCGGCGCCGAGCCGCCCTGGGCCGTCTAGCGCCCCAGCGAGGCCGCCAGCTTGAAGCGGGCCTCGCGCTGCTTCTTGTAGAGCGCGAGCGTCTCGGCGTGCTCCTCGACGAGCCGTTCCTGGTAGGCCTTCTCGACCGCGCCCCAGATCCCGACGAGGTTGACCTCGCGCTTGCACGCGACGTCCGCCTTGGCCGCCGTCACGGCCTTCGGGCCGCCCTTGTCGTTCTCCAGGCCCAGCTTCTCGATGACCTCGTACGGCGTGCCGATCCCGCCGTATCCCGACTTGTCCATGCAAGTCGACCATTTCTTCAGCACGTCGACGACCCGGGAGTCCTGCCGGGACCGCTCGTGCGCCTCCGAGGCCAGCCCGAACGCGAAGAGCAGGTCCACGCTGTCCTTGGTCGGTGCGTACAGCTTGCGGTACCCCTCCCGCCCGCACCCGCCGGCCGGCACCTTCTGCCCGGCCGCCGTCAGACCGCTGTCGACCGTCGCGGCCTCCTCCTCGGTGTTCGCGTCGGGGACCGGGGCCCCCGACGCCCCCCGCTGCTCGCCGTACATCACGAGGTGCGCGCTGTCGCTCAGCTGCGGGGCCGGGGGCTTGGTCGGCGCCCCCTCCCCCGCGGACTTGTCGTACCCGTGGGCCGCCGCGTACACGGGATCGGCCAGGCCGAACAGGTACCGGTGCCGGTCCTCGGCCGCCCCGCCGCCGGACGGGGCGGCCGCCTTCGCCCCCTCGTACGTGAACCCGTAGCGGGCCATGCACCGGGAGACCAGCGTCTGCTGGACCTGGCCCATGCGGCTGCGCTCCGCGTCGGAGTCCGTGTACGCGTCCATCGGGAAGGACAGCGCGGCCGTCGCGGGGTTCACCTCGACGGGACCGAGCTTTGGCTCACCGCCCTCCTCGCCGGTGGCGCCGGAGCACCCGGCGAGCACCGCGGTCAGCAGGACGACCGGGGCGGCCGAGCCGAGGCGCCTGGCAGGACGCATCGCGTGGAACTCCTTCGTCCGGATCAGGGGTGGAGGGTGAAGGTGGCCGAGCTGATCTTGTTCTTGAAGTTGGTCGAGGCGTTTCCGGAGTAGCCCGACGGGATCTCACCGACATTTCCGTCGATGTTCGCGTCGGTGGCGACCTTCCAGGCGTAGACGTCACGGTTCCGGTAGGACTCCGTGTTGTCGTTCACGAGGGACGTGCCGCCCGTGCACCCGCTCTTGAAGTAGTCGTTGTTGAAGTTCAGGTCCTCGCCGTACAGGTCGAAGACACAACCGGCCTGATTCTGGTTGTAGAAAAGACCGAACTCGTCGACTTCCAGATTTCCGTTCTTACCGAGGGCGGCCGCCGGTCCGGCCGCACCCAGAAGAATCGCGGCCACCGAAACGGCGGCGACGCCGCCCGTGGTCAGCGAACGGAATACCTTGCTCATGATCTGCTCCTCCGAAGGTGAATGAGTGACGCCGAGCCGAGTTGCGGTCACGACTCCCCGTCCGGCCGGATTCAACAGGCCAGGGCGCCCGGAAACCAACCCCTTTCTCACCTGATGGACAGTCATCTCCGGTTACTGTCCAGGAACTTGTGTCTGCACCTGCGGCTATCTACTATCGCCCGGCGCGCTCCCTTCGCACTTCTCCACGGGCGCGCCGATCCCACTTCTACGGCCGCAAGGGAACTCCCGTCGTGCGCGCACGCTATTTCGCCCCGCTGCTCCTCGTATGCATTTCACTCACGGCATGCGGCGGCGGCGACAAGGAGCCCAAGGCAAGCGATAGTCCGCCCCCCACCGCAGAGGAAATCGCTTACCACGACTGCCTGAAGAAGCAGGGCGTCGCCATCGTCCACACCGAATACGGCGCACCGCGCGTGGACAAGTCCAAGCCCTGGAACGAAGAGGCGCACAAGGCCTGCGAGTCGATGCTGCCGCCGCGGCCGAAGCCCGATCCGGTCGCCCCCGAACAACTCGCCGCCGCACAGAGGGAAGCCGCGTGCCTGCGGGCCGAGGGTGTCTCCTGGTACCCCGACCCGGACCCGGTCACCGCCGAGATCGACCAGACCAAGGGCACTCCCGAGCAGTGGAGTGCGCTCAAGCGAGACCACGTCGAGGCGTTGCAGAAGTGCCGGACGCACAAATGACCGAACTGGAACACGTCGTGCGGCACACCGAGTCCCGTACGGAACCCGGGGACCGCGGCGCCCCCGACGACGACCGCGGCGGTCTCGCGCGCGGCCGGCGCGTGGTGCTCGCGGTCGTCGGCGGGGCCGCACTGATGGCGGTCGGCGGACTGCTGGCCACCACCTTGGTGAAGTCCCCGGCGCAGGTGGCCGCCGAGACCGGGCCGCCCGCACAGGGGGCCCTGACCGCCGAGGTCGAGCGGCGCGTGCTCGCGCAGACCGTGGTGATGCGCGGGACCGTGGCCGCCGACCAGAGCGTCGCCGTGTCCCCGCAGGGCATGCGCTCCGCCGAGGGCGCGGGGGCCGCGGTGGTGACCAAACTGCCCCTGAAGGCCGGGGAGCCGGTCACGGCCGGGCAGCTGGTCGCCGAAGTCTCCGGGCGGCCCGTGTTCACCCTGCACGGCGCGCAGCCGATGTACCGCGACCTGAAGCCCGGGGCCGGCGGCGACGACGTCGCACAGCTCCAGCAGGCACTGCGCGAGCTCGGGCACGGCACGGGCGCCGACGCGAAGGGCGTCTTCGGGGCCGGTACGAAGGCCGCGCTCGCCGCCCGCTACCGGGCCATCGGGTACGAGCCGCTGCCCGCGGTCGCCGACGGGGGCGCGGCGCTCAAGTCGGCGCGGGAGGCCGTACGGTCCGCGACGTGGGCCGTGGAGGACGCGAGCGGCCCGGCCGGCGCGCCCGCGGGGCCCGGGTCCGGCAAGGGCGGGGCGAGCGCCGCCCCGGGCCCCGGGGCGGGCCCCACCACCGGCACGGGGTCCGGGGCCGGCCGGGAGCTGGCGCGGGCACGGGAGGCCCTCGGCGAGGCCCGGGCCGCACTCGCGGCGGCGGAGGCCGCGGACGGGCCGATGCTGCCCACCGCCGAGGCCGTGTTCCTGGGCTCCTTCCCGGCCCGCGTCAGCTCCGTCGGAGCCCGCGCGGGCTCCCCCGTCTCCGGGCCGGTGCTCACGCTCTCCGCCGGAGAACTCGTCGTGGAGGCCTACCTCAAGGACGACAAGCGGCAGCTGCTGCGCGCCGGGATGGCCGTGGTGATCTCCTCCGAGGTCTCCGGCACCGATGCCCGTGGCAAGGTGGCGCTCGTCGCCACCGAACGGACCGCCGCACAGCCCGCCGGGGACCTCCCCCAGCAGGGCCAGGGCCAGGACCCCAAGGGCGGCGGGGGCTCCGGCGGGGGCAGTGGCGCCGGTGGCGCCGATCTCGGCTACCGGATGGTGGTCCGCGCCGACCAGCCGCTGCCCGCCGGCTTCGCCGGGCAGGACGTCCGGCTGACCATCGAGTCCGCCGCCACCGACGGCGAGGCCCTCGTCGTCCCGGTCACCGCCGTCTCGGCGGGCGCGGACGGGCGTACGGTCGTCACCGCCGTCTCCGCCGACGGAACCCAGCGGCGCATCGAGGTGCGCACCGGCACCAGCGGCGACGGCTTCGTGGCCGTCACCCCGGCCCGGGCGGGCGCACTGGCCGCCGGGACCAGAGTGGTGATCGGCGCCGCGCCCCGGCAGGCCCCGGGGAAGCCCGAGTGAGGCTCCTGCGGCGGCAGCCGCAACGGGCCCCGCAGCCCGCGGGCGACGTCACCAGCGACACCGGTACCGACACCGACCCGGACCCGGACGCAGCCCCAGACCCTGCCCCAGACGCGGACAGGCCCGTGATCGAACTCCGTGGCGTCGGCCTCACCTACCCCGGGCCGCCGCCCGTGGCGGCCCTGCACCCCTGCGACCTGACCGTCCGGCGCGGCGAGTTCATCACCGTCGTCGGCCCCTCCGGCTCCGGGAAGTCCACCTTCCTCAACGTCGCCGGACTGCTCGACTCCCCCACCAGCGGCCGCTATCTCCTCGACGGGATCGACACCGCCGCCCTCCCCGACCGGGAGCGCACCGCCCTGCGCGGCCGCCGGATCGGCTTCGTCTTCCAGTCCTTCCACCTGCTGCCCCACCGGTCCGCCCTGGAGAACGTCACCCTCGCCATGCTCTACACCGGAATCCCGCGCGACCGGCGCCTCGTACGCGCCCGCGAGGCCCTGGACCAGGTCGGCCTCGGGCACCGGGCCGGCGCCGTGCCCGGACGGCTCTCGGGCGGCGAGCGCCAGCGCGTGGCCATCGCCCGCGCCCTGGTAGGACGGCCCTCCCTGCTGCTCTGCGACGAACCGACCGGCAATCTCGACTCCGCCAACGCCTCCTCCGTCCTCGGACTTCTGGAGGACCTGCACGCGGCCGGGATGACCGTCCTCGTCATCACGCACGACCCCGAGGTGGCCCGGCGCGGACACCGGACCGTCACCATCCGCGACGGACGGCTCCACCCGTGAGCGCGACCCCGCCGCGCGCCGTCGCACCCACCCGGCTCGCCGTCCGCGACGCCCTCGCCGAGGCCGTCGCCGGCATGCTGCGCCGACCCGGCCGGGCCGTGCTCACCGCCCTCGGCACCGTCCTCGGCGTCGGGAGTTTCGTCGCGGTGCTCGGCCTCACCGCCACCATCTCCTCGCAGATCGACGGCCGGTTCAACGTCCTGACCGCCACCGAGGTCGGCATCGAGGACGTCGCCGCCCAGCAGAACGAGTTCGCCGGACCCGGTTTCCCCGCCGACGCCGAGCAGCGGCTGCGCGCCGTCGCCGGGATCGAGCACGCCGGGGTGCTGTGGCCGGTACGGCTCGACTCCCGGACCACCGTCGGCGCACTGCCGTCCGGGGCCGGCGACCCCACCACCGGCGCGGCCGTCGTCGCCGCCTCCCCCGGCGCGGTCGCCGCCCTCGTGCCGACCCTCCAGCAAGGACGGCTCTACGACGACTTCGCCGAGCGCGGCGGCGAACGCGTCGTCGTCATCGGCAGCGGGCTGGCCGCCCGCCTGGGCATCACCACCCTGGCCACCCGGCCCGCCCTCTACATCGGGCAGGAGCCGTTCACCGTGGCGGGGATCGTCGGCGACCTCGAACGCCGGCCCGAGCACCTGATGTCGGTCCTCGTGCCGCGCGCCACCGCCGAACAGCTCTGGGGGCCGCCCGCGCCCGGAGCCGCGAGCATGCTGATCGCCACCGAACTCGGCGCCGCCCGCCAGGTCGCCGACCTCGCCCCGCTCGCGCTGCGCCCCGACCACCCCGAGTACCTCAAGGCCGTTCCGCCGCCCGACCCGCGGATGCTGCGCTCCGGGGTCACCGCCGACCTGAGCGCGCTGTTCCTGCTGCTGGCCGGGATCTGCCTGGTCATCGGCGCGGTCGGGATCGCGAACACCACGCTGGTCGCCGTACTGGAACGGACCGGCGAGATCGGGCTGCGGCGGGCGCTCGGCGCGCGGGGCCGGCACGTCTCGGCCCAGTTCCTCACCGAGTCCGCGGCTCTCGGGGCGCTGGGCGGCCTGGTCGGGACCTCGCTGGGCGAGCTGACCGTGGTCGGCGTCTGCCTCGTCCGGGACTGGACCCCGGTGATCCACCCGGTCACCGTGGCCGCGGCCCCGCTCACCGGCCTGGTCACCGGGCTGCTCGCCGGCCTCTATCCCGCCTGGCGGGCGGCCCGTGTCGAACCGGCCGAGGCCCTGCGAAGATAGCGGGGAAGGCCGCGGGCGGCAGTGCGCCCCGGCCGTCCCCTGGAAGTGGTGGTCCCGTGAACCCGAAGTCGTACGAGTCCCACGGCGCCGGCGACCCCACCGCGGGCCCGGCGGCGCTCGGCCTCGGCCTCCTGGCCGTCGGCGGCTGGCTGCTGACCACCGCCCGGCCCTGGCACAAGCCCGGCCACCCGCTCACGCTCGGCCTGGGCTGGACCGCCTCGGGAGCCCTGCTGCTGTGCGGCCTGGTCCTGCTGGCCCGGTGCGTACGCACCGTCCACGGCCGCCCGGACGACACCCCCGCGCCCGCAGGTCCGCAAGCCGGAGCGGGCGCCCCGGCGGAAACCGGTACGGACGGCTGACCGGGCGGGGCGGGCGCCCGTGCGGACGCCGCCCCTGACCCGGTTCGGGCTCAGGCCTTCGGGGCCACCTTCGAGAGGCCGTTGATGATGCGGTCCATCGCGTCGCCGCCCGTCGGGTCGGTCAGGTTGGCCAGCATCTTCAGGGTGAACTTCATCAGCACCGGGTGGGTCAGGCCGCGCTGAGCCGCGATCTTCATGACCTTCGGGTTGCCGATCAGCTTCACGAAGGCGCGGCCCAGCGTGTAGTAGCCGCCGTAGGTCTCCTTGAGCACCTTCGGGTAGTTGTGCAGCGCCAGTTCGCGCTGCGCCGGGGTGGCACGGGCCTGGGCCTGGACGATGACGTCGGCGGCGATCTGCCCCGACTCCATGGCGTAGGCGATGCCCTCGCCGTTGAACGGGTTGACGAGGCCGCCCGCGTCGCCGACCAGCAGCAGGCCCTTGGTGTAGTGCGGCTGCCGGTTGAAGGCCATCGGCAGGGCCGCGCCGCGG encodes:
- a CDS encoding NADH-quinone oxidoreductase subunit D: MSPTSHDAVNNASADHASARETTEGTVYTVTGGDWDEIVQSAAKADDERIVVNMGPQHPSTHGVLRLILEIDGETVTEARCGIGYLHTGIEKNLEFRNWTQGTTFVTRMDYLTPFFNETAYCLGVERLLGITDQIPDRATVVRVLLMELNRLSSHLVCIATGGMELGATTIMIYGFRDRELILDIFELITGLRMNHAFIRPGGLAQDLPPGAVDQLREFVKTMKKNLPEYDKLATGNPIFKARMQDVGYLDLTGCMALGATGPILRSAGLPHDLRKSDPYCGYENYEFDVPTTDTCDSYGRFLIRLEEMRQSLRIVEQCLERLEPGPVMVADKKIAWPAQLAMGPDGLGNSLDHIRNIMGTSMEALIHHFKLVTEGFRVPAGQAYTAVESPKGELGVHMVSDGGTRPYRVHFRDPSFTNLQAMAAMCEGGQVADVIVAVASIDPVMGGVDR
- the nuoF gene encoding NADH-quinone oxidoreductase subunit NuoF — translated: MSVSSELSNGGTSRPEAGGGTSPEKLLAPVLSSFWDEPRSWTLETYRRHEGYEGLRKALAMTPDDLIAYVKDSGLRGRGGAGFPTGMKWQFIPQGDGKPHYLVVNADESEPGTCKDIPLLFANPHSLIEGMIIACYAIRSEHAFIYLRGETVPVLRRLHEAVREAYAAGYLGKDIDGTGRNLDITVHAGAGAYICGEETALLDSLEGRRGQPRLRPPFPAVEGLYACPTVVNNVESIASVPAILNKGKDWFKSMGTEKSPGFTLYSLSGHVVGPGQYEAPLGITLRQLLDMSGGMRPGHRLKFWTPGGSSTPMFTDEHLDVPLDYEGVGAAGSMLGTKALQCFDETTCVVRAVTRWTEFYAHESCGKCTPCREGTYWLVQLLRDIEAGKGVMSDLDKLNDIADNINGKSFCALGDGAASPIFSSLKYFREEYQQHITGKGCPFDPRKSTLWADTEVNA
- a CDS encoding peptidoglycan-binding domain-containing protein encodes the protein MTELEHVVRHTESRTEPGDRGAPDDDRGGLARGRRVVLAVVGGAALMAVGGLLATTLVKSPAQVAAETGPPAQGALTAEVERRVLAQTVVMRGTVAADQSVAVSPQGMRSAEGAGAAVVTKLPLKAGEPVTAGQLVAEVSGRPVFTLHGAQPMYRDLKPGAGGDDVAQLQQALRELGHGTGADAKGVFGAGTKAALAARYRAIGYEPLPAVADGGAALKSAREAVRSATWAVEDASGPAGAPAGPGSGKGGASAAPGPGAGPTTGTGSGAGRELARAREALGEARAALAAAEAADGPMLPTAEAVFLGSFPARVSSVGARAGSPVSGPVLTLSAGELVVEAYLKDDKRQLLRAGMAVVISSEVSGTDARGKVALVATERTAAQPAGDLPQQGQGQDPKGGGGSGGGSGAGGADLGYRMVVRADQPLPAGFAGQDVRLTIESAATDGEALVVPVTAVSAGADGRTVVTAVSADGTQRRIEVRTGTSGDGFVAVTPARAGALAAGTRVVIGAAPRQAPGKPE
- a CDS encoding NADH-quinone oxidoreductase subunit A, whose translation is MNAYAPILVLGALGAGFAIFSVVMATLIGPKRYNRAKLEAYECGIEPTPMPAGGGRFPIKYYLTAMLFIVFDIEVVFLYPWAVTFDSLGIFGLVEMLLFVLTVFVAYAYVWRRGGLEWD
- a CDS encoding NuoB/complex I 20 kDa subunit family protein, whose translation is MGLEEKLPSGFLLTTVEQAAGWVRKSSVFPATFGLACCAIEMMTTGAGRYDLARFGMEVFRGSPRQADLMIVAGRVSQKMAPVLRQVYDQMPAPKWVISMGVCASSGGMFNNYAIVQGVDHIVPVDIYLPGCPPRPEMLMDAILKLHQKIQGSKLGVNREEAAREAEEAALKALPTIEMKGLLR
- a CDS encoding C40 family peptidase — its product is MSHTAHIPSHRKPRRSASKLAVRAGVAGGVLSTLAMAGTASASPSAEPVAETTLEMPVLNLDLGAEVSSAVTVAAENTRFAAIEGELTAQEESARTGAAAEAKQAKEEAQKKADAEKKAKQEADRKAEAERSSRSSERTTLKSASAPQGTGTVSAPATGSAAAIVNFARAQVGKAYVMGGTGPSSFDCSGLVQAAYRQAGISLPRMSQAQSSAGTSVSLSALQPGDILYWGSKGSAYHVAIYVGGGKFVGAQNPSTGIVERNLSYDKPTGAVRVL
- the nuoE gene encoding NADH-quinone oxidoreductase subunit NuoE: MTASPSNQGVSLGMPQLPAPDFPAEVRERLEADAREVIARYPDSRSALLPLLHLTQSHEGYVSRTGIRFCAEVLGLTTAEVTAVATFYTMYRRKPSGDYQVGVCTNTLCAVMGGDVIFEELKEHLGVGNNETTPDGKVTLEHIECNAACDYAPVVMVNWEFFDNQTPESAKAMVDDLLAGREVSPTRGAPLCTYKETARILAGFPDEREGAVEASGGAGPASLIGLRIARGESAHTSIVHPRGEATTEGGE
- a CDS encoding NADH-quinone oxidoreductase subunit C, encoding MSETQEPENGSNVPAPRVQGPEVIGVRKGMFGAAGGGDTSGYGGLVRTVVMPGATSRPYGSYFDEVADELEGALEEQDLVPENAIEKTVVDRGELTFHIAREHLVRVAQLLRDDPALRFELCTGVSGVHFPGDKGRELHAVYHLRSLTHGRVLRLEVSVPDSDPHVPSLVQVYPTNDWHERETYDFFGLIFDGHPALTRIMMPDDWQGFPQRKDYPLGGIPVEYKGAQIPAPDQRRSYS